The DNA window GACGCTGGGCCTGGCAGCAAAGCCACCCACCCGTTGGCTTGGCCAGGTGACCTGGGTCCCAGGTCCTCAATTATAGCTTGATCATGGAGACTGGTGCGATCACGATTAAAGAGCATTTCCTGGACCACTTGCCCGCCTGCTTGTGTGTCAGCTGCCTGCCCCCAGGGCATGTCTGTCCCCAGCAGATGACCCCCCCACACCAAGACGCAGGAGCCATGGTTTTCTGGGACGGTTTATTGAGGAAAGGGGGCTCAGTCCTTCTTGGCAGCTGCCTTTCTCATGGCGGCCAGGACGTTGCTCAGCTCCTCTCGCTTCCTCTTGGCCCGGATGTGTGTTCCCACCTGTGCGGCAAGAAGGCCACCCATCAGCCTGCGCCCCGGGTCCCCTCGCGGCGCACCCCGTTAGCAGCCCACCTACCCTTTTCTTGATGAACTTGAGGGCCCGTTTGTCCTTGGAGACCTTGAGCAGCTCCATGGCACGACGCTCGTAGGGGGCAAAGCCACACACCTCCCGGATCATGTCCCGCACGAACTTGGTGTGCTTGGTCAGGCGCTGGGGGCAGGGGCGGCCGTC is part of the Callospermophilus lateralis isolate mCalLat2 chromosome 1, mCalLat2.hap1, whole genome shotgun sequence genome and encodes:
- the Rpl36 gene encoding large ribosomal subunit protein eL36, with protein sequence MALRYPMAVGLNKGHKVTKNVSKPRHSRRRGRLTKHTKFVRDMIREVCGFAPYERRAMELLKVSKDKRALKFIKKRVGTHIRAKRKREELSNVLAAMRKAAAKKD